The following proteins come from a genomic window of Gossypium raimondii isolate GPD5lz chromosome 5, ASM2569854v1, whole genome shotgun sequence:
- the LOC105768510 gene encoding probable aquaporin SIP2-1 produces the protein MGKRGVIIYDFIISLMWVWSNFLIKLLVNQILGIDYQPKAEFVKNSLSVINMFFFAFLGKVTNGGAYNPLTVLASAVSGGFAHFLFTVGARIPAQVIGSITGVKLIIQIFPGIGSGPRLNVDIHQGALTEGFLTFAIVIISLGLTTKIPSSFFMKTWIASISKLTLHILGSNLTGGCMNPASVMGWAYARGDHISKEHILVYWLAPIEATLLAVWVFRLAVKPAIEAKQNVKAKPE, from the exons atgggcAAGAGGGGGGTGATTATATACGATTTTATCATCTCCTTGATGTGGGTATGGTCTAATTTTCTGATAAAGCTGTTGGTGAATCAAATTTTAGGGATTGATTACCAACCCAAGGCTGAATTTGTGAAGAATTCTTTATCCGTTATCAACATGTTCTTCTTCGCCTTCTTGGGTAAGGTCACTAATGGCGGCGCTTATAATCCTTTGACTGTTTTAGCCTCCGCCGTGTCTGGTGGTTTCGCCCACTTCCTTTTCACTGTTGGGGCCAGAATTCCCGCTCAG gTAATTGGATCTATTACTGGGGTTAAGCTCATTATCCAGATCTTTCCGGGGATTGGATCCGGGCCACGTTTGAATGTCGATATCCATCAAGGTGCATTAACTGAAGGATTCTTAACATTTGCAATTGTCATCATCTCGCTCGGGCTTACTACCAAGATCCCTAGCAGTTTCTTTATGAAGACGTGGATCGCAAGCATCTCCAAGTTAACTCTTCATATTCTTGGCTCTAATCTCACTGGTGGATGCATGAACCCTGCCTCT gTAATGGGATGGGCTTATGCTCGTGGAGATCATATCTCGAAGGAACATATACTCGTATACTGGCTCGCTCCGATAGAGGCGACTTTGTTAGCGGTTTGGGTTTTTCGGTTGGCAGTTAAACCAGCTATAGAGGCGAAACAGAATGTAAAAGCTAAACCAGAGTGA
- the LOC105768508 gene encoding putative lipid-transfer protein DIR1: protein MAKVSEKLMVYCLVAIFVVIAMVEGAKGATICNIPSSRLNLCRPAVTGRYPPPPTKQCCLLIKHADLNCLCNFKDALPAFNINPSRAFALPKKCKYNLHIPPKCRG from the exons ATGGCTAAGGTTAGTGAGAAACTTATGGTATATTGCTTGGTAGCAATATTTGTGGTCATTGCAATGGTGGAAGGAGCTAAAGGGGCAACCATATGTAACATTCCATCGAGTAGGTTGAACCTTTGCCGGCCGGCGGTCACCGGGAGATACCCTCCACCACCGACCAAGCAATGCTGTCTTTTGATAAAACATGCCGACTTGAATTGTCTTTGCAACTTCAAGGATGCTCTTCCTGCCTTCAATATCAACCCTTCTCGCGCATTTGCATTGCCTAAGAAGTGCAAATATAATCTTCACATACCACCAAAATGCAGGG GCTGA